A genomic window from Montipora capricornis isolate CH-2021 chromosome 8, ASM3666992v2, whole genome shotgun sequence includes:
- the LOC138059639 gene encoding ciliary microtubule inner protein 2C-like, with amino-acid sequence MVLSRYETTNLTPYENPNHMPGYAGYCPQVKFRHYGNTFGYATAKCFQDMRTTKLNTSVMDDKGISADGQHRFPSLYSNSPDLVLSARARTRERWLNAKKYSLFNEHERGREVKEFDKLAQSHRDHYMDRTGTVPREERFVVPRKPSAKKGPQSTYASDFLSKDARLKCPLSGNVIVADGKDKFDHGVSLKICPASSCTWRDRALRDVYFEKR; translated from the exons ATATGCCGGTTACTGCCCACAGGTCAAGTTCCGTCATTATGGGAATACGTTCGGTTACGCCACAGCCAAATGCTTTCAGGACATGAGAACAACCAAACTCAATACCAGCGTCATGGACGACAAGGGAATCAGCGCAGATGGGCAGCATAGGTTTCCCTCTTTATATTCCAACTCACCAGATCTTGTTCTCTCAGCAAGAGCGAGAACAAGAGAACGGTGGCTCAATGCTAAAAAATACTCACTGTTCAATGAACACGAAAGAGGACGAGAAGTAAAAGAATTTGACAAG CTTGCACAAAGCCATCGAGATCACTACATGGATAGAACCGGCACAGTACCAAGAGAGGAAAGATTTGTTGTTCCGCGGAAACCGAGCGCAAAAAAAGG GCCCCAAAGCACATACGCCAGCGATTTCCTCAGCAAAGACGCAAGACTCAAATGCCCCCTGAGCGGCAACGTGATCGTAGCAGATGGTAAAGACAAATTTGACCACGGGGTTTCTCTGAAAATATGTCCCGCTTCTTCCTGTACCTGGAGAGACCGCGCATTGAGAGATGTCTATTTTGAGAAGCGGTAA